The following proteins are co-located in the Aquarana catesbeiana isolate 2022-GZ unplaced genomic scaffold, ASM4218655v1 unanchor233, whole genome shotgun sequence genome:
- the LOC141121873 gene encoding uncharacterized protein: MMAPMRMEEDRGHMTEKILNLTLEIIYLLTGERFPLLKSSVHMTITVPPCDSLKPERHNMEKILEVTKKMMELLTGEVPIRCQDVTVYFSMEEWEYLEVHKDLYKDIMMDNQPPLTSPDGSSNGNPPERCPRPLYSLDSTREGHTIPHHHQSGNLRDFKGEVKAEEEERYVRDDQQSMEEDGITRTFIEEDTPTEISTVDGREMRKTSEDCLTLSPDCKVEDEDITQYSPGENPTTSNVHPAPHSVDGPSYSSYPEELQTVRDGAVLPTDKRFSCTECGKCFHSTFQVNRHKRSHTGEKPYSCPACGKCFSQKSNLCKHQRSHMGEKQLSCSECGKCFSQKSNLHAHQRCHTGEKPYYCPECGKCFSHISGLYRHRKSHTGKKPHSCPVCEKCFVEKANLVAHQRSHTGEKPYSCPECGKCFSRKSCLSIHQRSHTAEKTLSCSECGKCFSDKYTLYTHQRSHTGEKPYSCPECGKCFSQKSNLYTHQRLHTGEKPYSCPECGKCFVDKSNLNTHQRSHTGNKLYSCSDCGKCFSQKSHLYTHQRSHLGKKPLSCPE, encoded by the exons atgatggcaccaatgaggatggaggaggaccggggtcacatgactgagaagatactaaacctcaccctggagatcatctacctgctgaccggagag agatttcctcttctgaAGTCAAGTgttcatatgaccatcacagtgcctccatgtgactccctaaaacctgagagacacaacatggagaagattctagaagtcaccaagaagatgatggagctgctgacaggagag gttcctataaggtgtcaggatgtcactgtctatttctccatggaggagtgggagtatttagaagtacacaaggatctctacaaggacatcatgatggacaatcagccgcccctcacatcaccgg atggatccagtaatgggaacccaccagagagatgtccccgtcctctgtattccttaGATTCCACACgagaaggtcacaccatccctcaccatcatcag agtggaaacctgagagattttaaaggtgaggttaaagcagaagaagaagagaggtatgtgagggatgatcagcagtctatggaggaggatggaataacgaggacatttatagaggaggacactcctacagagatcagcacag tagatggacgggagatgaggaaaacctcagaggattgtctcactttgtctccagactgtaaagtagaagatgaggacatcacacagtatagtccaggagaaaacccgactacctcaaatgtccatccggcaccacacagtgtagatggaccatcgtattcctcttatcctgaggaacttcagactgtgagggacggtgccgtccttccaacagataagaggttttcctgtactgagtgcgggaagtgtttccattctacATTCCAAGTTAATAGGCATAAAAGATCCCATACAGGGGaaaaaccgtattcctgtcctgcgtgcgggaaatgtttttcacaaaagtccaacctttgcaaacatcagagatctcacatgggggagaagcaactttcctgttctgagtgtgggaaatgtttttcacagaagtccaatcttcatGCACATCAGAGgtgtcacacgggtgagaagccatattactgtcctgagtgtgggaaatgtttttcacatatttCTGGTCTTTACAGACATAGGAAATCTCACACAGGgaagaagccgcattcctgtcctgtgTGCGAGAAATGTTTTGTAGAAAAAGCAAACCTTgtcgcacatcagagatctcacacgggggaaaagccatattcctgccctgagtgtgggaaatgtttttcacgtaaGTCCtgtctttccatacatcagagatctcacacagcgGAGAAGacactttcctgttctgagtgcgggaaatgtttttcagataaatatactctttacacacatcagagatctcacacgggggagaagccatattcctgtcctgagtgcgggaaatgtttttcacagaagtctaatctttacacacatcaaagattgcacacaggggagaagccatattcctgtcctgagtgtgggaaatgttttgtagatAAATCCAATCTTAacacacatcaaagatctcacacgggaaATAAGCTGTATTCTTGTTCTgactgtgggaaatgtttttcacagaagtcccatctttacacacatcagagatctcacttggggaagaagccactttcctgtcctgagtga